In Vigna angularis cultivar LongXiaoDou No.4 chromosome 8, ASM1680809v1, whole genome shotgun sequence, one DNA window encodes the following:
- the LOC128193341 gene encoding uncharacterized protein LOC128193341 isoform X2, with amino-acid sequence MSETVYLRNNFAKLEKAKETSQNTVPKIQKVASYLRDREHSKKHYLPRLVSIGLIDHGKRKLELGEKYKLMWTAKYLERTKQDGQTLYQKIASNIKQLKEHFAEDVIKDFDGDDEKLSWTLFVDGCSLLQILEKANPYDPKEMNVKVDQLLLVWQDVLLLENQLPYEVLLLLSGHQNDDTLLKSMNKFLEYHHLTPKQTENTHATNKSKKNEDRNRRKKDSLSQKHIIDIIRKEPPFHLLDQFRRCIVGDKIDIRKESPFHLLDQLRRYIVGDAQKEPQDQKGDAENGERDGKKNKDLDTTYRNIEDLRAAGIKLKVEESRELKAISFRYRWMRLRAELTLPKIIVDDTIATSFHNLVAYEMCPDFENNFEISSFVTFMDSLIDHPEDVKELRLAEVLCNELGSDEEVAKLFNTISADLVPNCGIYSSVRGQIGRYCKKKYMTW; translated from the exons ATGAGTGAGACAGTATACCTCAGAAATAACTTTGCTAAACTAGAAAAGGCAAAggaaacatcacaaaatacAGTCCCAAAGATACAAAAGGTAGCAAGTTATCTCCGAGATCGAGAGCACTCGAAAAAGCATTACTTACCCAGGTTAGTTTCAATTGGTCTAATCGATCATGGTAAACGGAAGCTGGAGCTGGGAGAAAAATACAAGCTTATGTGGACAGCAAAGTACCTTGAACGCACCAAACAGGATGGTCAAACTCTGTACCAAAAGATTGCATCGAATATCAAACAATTGAAAGAACATTTTGCTGAGGATGTCATTAAAGACTTCGATGGTGATGACGAAAAGCTGTCGTGGACGCTATTTGTGGATGGTTGCTCTCTGCTACAAATCTTGGAGAAGGCAAACCCTTATGATCCAAAAGAAATGAATGTTAAGGTTGACCAACTGCTTCTTGTGTGGCAGGATGTGCTTTTGTTAGAGAATCAGCTTCCCTACGAAGTGCTTTTACTCTTGTCAGGCCACCAGAACGATGACACACTGCTAAAAAGCATGAACAAGTTTCTTGAGTACCATCATTTGACACCAAAGCAAACAGAAAACACTCATGCCACGAACAAGTCTAAGAAAAACGAAGACAG GAATAGGAGGAAAAAAGACTCCCTTAGTCAAAAACACATAATAGACATAATAAGAAAGGAGCCACCTTTTCATCTTCTCGATCAGTTTCGCAGGTGCATCGTGGGTGACAAAATAGACATAAGAAAGGAGTCACCTTTTCATCTTCTCGATCAGCTTCGCAGGTACATCGTCGGTGACGCTCAAAAGGAACCCCAAGATCAGAAAGGTGACGCAGAAAACGGGGAAAGAGAcgggaaaaaaaataaagatttggaTACAACATACAGAAACATAGAGGATCTGAGAGCAGCAGGGATTAAACTGAAGGTAGAAGAGTCACGGGAGCTGAAAGCCATCTCGTTCCGTTATCGGTGGATGAGGTTGCGTGCTGAACTGACACTGCCAAAGATCATAGTTGATGACACAATAGCTACTAGTTTTCACAACCTGGTAGCGTATGAGATGTGTCCAGATTTTGAGAATAACTTCGAGATCAGTTCCTTTGTGACTTTCATGGACTCGCTTATTGACCATCCTGAGGATGTGAAGGAGCTGAGATTAGCAGAAGTTCTGTGCAATGAACTTGGGAGTGATGAAGAAGTGGCGAAGCTCTTCAACACCATAAGCGCTGACTTGGTGCCCAACTGTGGGATCTATTCAAGTGTTAGAGGACAAATTGGACGCTATTGTAAGAAGAAATACATGACATG GTGA
- the LOC128193341 gene encoding uncharacterized protein LOC128193341 isoform X1 produces MSETVYLRNNFAKLEKAKETSQNTVPKIQKVASYLRDREHSKKHYLPRLVSIGLIDHGKRKLELGEKYKLMWTAKYLERTKQDGQTLYQKIASNIKQLKEHFAEDVIKDFDGDDEKLSWTLFVDGCSLLQILEKANPYDPKEMNVKVDQLLLVWQDVLLLENQLPYEVLLLLSGHQNDDTLLKSMNKFLEYHHLTPKQTENTHATNKSKKNEDRNRRKKDSLSQKHIIDIIRKEPPFHLLDQFRRCIVGDKIDIRKESPFHLLDQLRRYIVGDAQKEPQDQKGDAENGERDGKKNKDLDTTYRNIEDLRAAGIKLKVEESRELKAISFRYRWMRLRAELTLPKIIVDDTIATSFHNLVAYEMCPDFENNFEISSFVTFMDSLIDHPEDVKELRLAEVLCNELGSDEEVAKLFNTISADLVPNCGIYSSVRGQIGRYCKKKYMTWYALAYHTYFSNPWAFIGFLAAIFALVLTFIQAWFAIHPKC; encoded by the exons ATGAGTGAGACAGTATACCTCAGAAATAACTTTGCTAAACTAGAAAAGGCAAAggaaacatcacaaaatacAGTCCCAAAGATACAAAAGGTAGCAAGTTATCTCCGAGATCGAGAGCACTCGAAAAAGCATTACTTACCCAGGTTAGTTTCAATTGGTCTAATCGATCATGGTAAACGGAAGCTGGAGCTGGGAGAAAAATACAAGCTTATGTGGACAGCAAAGTACCTTGAACGCACCAAACAGGATGGTCAAACTCTGTACCAAAAGATTGCATCGAATATCAAACAATTGAAAGAACATTTTGCTGAGGATGTCATTAAAGACTTCGATGGTGATGACGAAAAGCTGTCGTGGACGCTATTTGTGGATGGTTGCTCTCTGCTACAAATCTTGGAGAAGGCAAACCCTTATGATCCAAAAGAAATGAATGTTAAGGTTGACCAACTGCTTCTTGTGTGGCAGGATGTGCTTTTGTTAGAGAATCAGCTTCCCTACGAAGTGCTTTTACTCTTGTCAGGCCACCAGAACGATGACACACTGCTAAAAAGCATGAACAAGTTTCTTGAGTACCATCATTTGACACCAAAGCAAACAGAAAACACTCATGCCACGAACAAGTCTAAGAAAAACGAAGACAG GAATAGGAGGAAAAAAGACTCCCTTAGTCAAAAACACATAATAGACATAATAAGAAAGGAGCCACCTTTTCATCTTCTCGATCAGTTTCGCAGGTGCATCGTGGGTGACAAAATAGACATAAGAAAGGAGTCACCTTTTCATCTTCTCGATCAGCTTCGCAGGTACATCGTCGGTGACGCTCAAAAGGAACCCCAAGATCAGAAAGGTGACGCAGAAAACGGGGAAAGAGAcgggaaaaaaaataaagatttggaTACAACATACAGAAACATAGAGGATCTGAGAGCAGCAGGGATTAAACTGAAGGTAGAAGAGTCACGGGAGCTGAAAGCCATCTCGTTCCGTTATCGGTGGATGAGGTTGCGTGCTGAACTGACACTGCCAAAGATCATAGTTGATGACACAATAGCTACTAGTTTTCACAACCTGGTAGCGTATGAGATGTGTCCAGATTTTGAGAATAACTTCGAGATCAGTTCCTTTGTGACTTTCATGGACTCGCTTATTGACCATCCTGAGGATGTGAAGGAGCTGAGATTAGCAGAAGTTCTGTGCAATGAACTTGGGAGTGATGAAGAAGTGGCGAAGCTCTTCAACACCATAAGCGCTGACTTGGTGCCCAACTGTGGGATCTATTCAAGTGTTAGAGGACAAATTGGACGCTATTGTAAGAAGAAATACATGACATGGTATGCTCTTGCTTATCATACTTATTTTAGTAACCCTTGGGCATTCATTGGTTTTCTTGCTGCCATTTTTGCCCTAGTTCTCACTTTCATCCAAGCTTGGTTTGCCATTCACCCTAAATGCTGA
- the LOC108344715 gene encoding uncharacterized protein At3g27210: protein MGSCSSVPRKANADMKLKLSLGSKSQRLVIPPSPIKGQPQNGDFKWSTTNFTDHGSKEEAFFDSKPWLDSDCEDDFYSVNGDFTPSRGTTPVHHTFGTPSRSRIPGSISVAETSPEKKKKLLELFRESVKDEKVDDCHGHKAVKPTTQHVMAKSANCTPFISGANSTCSSERTMSEDRASIREKPVKSSSWCIPSLSSCRSFRERSRKTSPAIELNGKH, encoded by the exons ATGGGTTCGTGTTCTTCGGTCCCCAGAAAGGCTAACGCAGACATGAAGCTCAAACTCTCGTTGGGTTCCAAATCTCAGAGGCTTGTCATTCCTCCATCACCCATTAAGGGACAGCCCCAAAATGGGGATTTTAAGTGGTCAACGACCAACTTCACGGACCATG GCAGCAAAGAGGAAGCATTTTTTGATTCCAAGCCCTGGTTAGACTCAGACTGTGAAGATGATTTCTATAGTGTCAATGGTG ACTTCACACCATCTAGAGGGACAACACCAGTTCACCACACTTTTGGGACCCCTTCTAGGAGTAGAATTCCTGGTTCTATTTCTGTTGCTGAAACATCCccagagaagaaaaagaaactgtTGGAACTGTTTCGTGAAAGTGTGAAAGATGAGAAAGTTGATGATTGCCATGGACACAAAGCAGTGAAACCAACCACACAACATGTTATGGCAAAATCTGCAAATTGCACTCCTTTTATCTCAGGGGCTAACTCTACATGTAGTAGTGAAAGAACCATGAGTGAGGATCGTGCTTCCATTAGAGAGAAACCAGTTAAGTCTTCGTCATGGTGCATTCCGAGCTTGTCCTCATGCAGAAGCTTTAGGGAGAGAAGTAGGAAGACAAGTCCTGCAATAGAATTAAATGGAAAACATTGA